The genomic stretch ACCCAGCTATCTCCCAGTTACCACCACTTTCCCAGCCGGCTTTTCCAATCAAGCCCATCAGAGACTATTTTCTCCTGGTTTCTCGGCCTGCAATTCTGGCCCAGGCTTGATGGTGCCCCAGGGCCCTGGTATGGCCAACTGCGTACGCAGATGAGCACGCTGCCCCCCTCGAGGGAGTACATGCCACTAAAATAAACCCCGATTTAAAGTCAGGTGCCATAAATGTTCTTATCTctaacacacattttttaaatgacacagattagaataaaacataaaggAGCTGTAAATCCAAGTGCCAGTACCACACCTGAGCCCTTACCCTCAGCACCCAGGAAGGTCAGAGGGGTGTGGGCTGTGGACTCCCCAGGGGATCCCACAGGGAATGTGACCAGGGTCCATATCAGCTCCCAGAGGAGGAAGATGGTGGTGACAGGGAGAAGCTGTGGCTCTTTCATTTTGCCTGGGGCCCAAGGAGTAAGGGCCCCTTTCTGCGGCTCAAGTCCTCCTTTGTAACATGGCTTCTTCCTAGCCAAGCCTGGCCCACTTTCTACTTTCACTGATGGGACCCTGGGGGAAAGGTAAGGAGCCCaggttgcatttttaaaaagaactccttagggaattccctggcagtccagtggttaggactccatgctttcactgctgagggcctgggttcgatccctggtcggggaactgagatcccacaagctgtgccaaggaaaaaaaaaaaactccttaacCCAAGAAGGCTACAGATGAGTGGTTCCAGACTGGCCAGACGGGCCTTCACAGAATTGTAAAGTATGTCTTTAAGTGGTTGCCGGCATTTACAGATTGGGAGATTTTATCTAAACCTTCAGAGTTGTGGTTTCTCTTGTAGAATCAGGCCCTTTGGCTAAGCTGGGCTGCATCTCTGGACAGTGACAGTGGCCTGGAGCTGAGTAGCTGCTGCCCCTTTAGGCCCAGGACACTCCCCACCACCTCCACGCACAGCCCGAGCCCCTCACTTAGGCtacctgcctggccctgggccctCTGAGTTAAGGGGCCTCTCCAGGAACCCCCTCCTCTTCACCGATagtaggtgggggagggaagagatgttggtcctgggccctctgccccaccccctccagatAAGGAATTGagcaagaggaaaacagaacGTGGGCTAGGTGCCTGAGGGGAGAGGACAGGGCAAGGATGCTGCAGAAGAGGAGGCCCTGAGACAGGGATTGATAATAAAAGATGGGGAAGGGAGAGTTTTCAGAAGAAGTGGGCCATGGTCAGCAGCCTCCAATGCCAAGGGGAGGTAGAAGAAAACGTGGACAAGACACCATCGGATCAGGAGGGCCCTGCAGGCCCCAGTGAGAGCCAGCTCAGTGGGTTGATGGGGCTGAATATTCTGAGGGCCGCCTACAGCCAGATTCTCCTGTGGCAGATATTTTCAACTCCACTTCATCATTGGAGGAAACAGACTCCGAGAGGGCAAGCAAAGCATCCAAGGGCATGTAGTCAAGAGGACCATCTGTatcccctccatcccccatctCTCCCTAACCCCCACCTTAGCCCCCATCCCAGGCTGCATTTTCCTGAATTCTCTAAGTCACTCTCCTCTTAATCTAGGTTCCCTCCCTCAGGCCCAGGGCAGAGGCCAACACCAGCCGGATGCTCGGAAATGCCACTATGGAGAAATGTGAGTACCTGCAGCGTGGGAGATGTCTGGCACGGCAGGGCAGAGtctggcagaggcagggccatCTCCCACCTGGCCACTGTTGCTTCCAGCCCCAGGACTGCCCAGCTCCTGGGCTTGGGTCTGGCCCTACTCTAGAGGTTGAAGAGACATGAGGCAGGGCCTTTGGCTCTGAGCCCAAGAGTGTGGCAAAGGTCGGGGGCTAGGAGCTGGATTGAGTGGGTCAGCTCTCAGAAGCTTGATACCACTACCACCACCCTCCCACAGGCAGCCATATTTTCGTGGACACAGGACTGCCTGACCTGGCTGTGGGGCTCATCCTGCTGGCTGGCTCCCTGGTGCTCCTGTGCACCTGCCTCATCCTCCTCGTCAAGATGCTCAACTCTCTGCTCAAGGGCCAGGTGGCCAAGGTCATTCAGAAGGTTATCAACACTGGTGAGCCTCGAGCGGTGGGTGGGCAGGCCCCAGGATGGGCCCTTCTGGATCTTGCTGAGTCCTGCCACTGCCTTGGTGTGTGATCTGGGTAAAGCCCtaccatctctgagcctcagtttccccatgtgaacaaagaagagactgGACGAGGTGATTTTTGAGGCCCCTGAGGTGCTGACAGCTGGGGATCTGTGGCTGCTTCCAGCTGTGGTTCCATTCTAGCAGGTGGCTCCAAAGAGATTCTCAGAGGCCATTGTTTGATTCAGTTAATAGTCAttgagcccctactgtgtgccaagcacggCGTGGTGCCAGGGATAACAGAGGTGAGCCACACAGAGatggctcctgccctcagggGGCTCACGGCCCACAGGGGGAGACAAGCAATAAAAAAGTGATCGAGGGGGGATAAATTCAGATAGAGCGGTAACTGCCaaggagaaagcaaaaaacaGCAAATAGAATATGGAAGAGGCTGCTTTTGATGGGTGGTCAGTGGCTTCTGtgcagaggtgacatttgagcagggaCCTAAATGTGGAGCAGTCAGATGTGGCTGAAGAGCTTTTCGGgtggagggaacctacctgaaaGTGCAAAGGCTCCGAGGCAGGACTCAGCTGGGCAGGACTGTGGCACAAAAAGGTGGCCAGCAGTGTGGTGGGAGCTCAGTGAGTGAGGTGGAGAGAGATAGGGAGAGGTCAGCGAGGTAACAGGGACAGAGCAGGTCCCAGGCTGCGCTCAGAGCCTAGACTTTATCCAGGGTAATGGGGGCACTTGGGGGTTTGGGCAGGGCCGTGATACCATCTGACTTTCATTTAAGCCTCATTTTGAGCTTTCGGGACACTGCCTGGCACTGGCAAAGGCAGCATGACAAACTCTGGAATAAGGGGCATCCATGGATCTAtgggagctcagaggagggagatgcaaagtctgcccaggggctggggtcagggagggctttCCAGTGGCAGTGATATCCACGCTGTCCCGAGGATGAATATTTAGGAGTGAGGAGgatgtcccaggcagagggaacaagggAGCAAAAGGGTGATAGAAGCAGGCTGAGAAGGGCCTTTAATCCAAGATCAAAGAGGACCAGGAAAAGCCACCGCCGTTGAGCAGGGGACTGACAAGGTCCCACTTGGAAGCTGACATCGATTCCTCCTCCCCAAGGAaagtccccgccccctcccaatGCCCTCCCACTGACCCCACTGGGACCGTTTGCTCGCAGACTTTCCCACCCCCTTCACCTGGGCCACAGGCTACCTTGCCATGGTGGTGGGCGCTGGCATGACCTTCGTTGTCCAGAGCAGTTCTGTGTTCACCTCGGCCATCACCCCACTCATCGGTGAGTCCCCACACCGAGTCAGGGTCAGGTGGGGCATGACTGACAGGAAAAGGGCTAAAGGAAGGAGCTGGGGAGACCATGTCCTCTCCTCTATCCCTAGGCCTGGGTGTGATCAGCCTTGAGCGCGCCTACCCACTCACACTGGGCGCCAACATCGGCACCACCACCACGGCCATCCTGGCTGCACTGGCCAGCCCCCGGGAGAAGCTGTCCAGTGCTTTCCAGGTGCGCTTGGGAGAGTAACCCTGTCAGAGGCAGGACAGGGCTAGGACTGGTGTCTGGAGCCTGACCCAACGTAGGACAACACGTACAAATTAGTTTTTGACTGCCTACTAGGGGCCACCCACTATGCCAGACTCTATGGAAACCATACGGGCAAAGTATACCTGGTGCTGCCCTCAAGACCTTAGTGTCTAACAGGGGAGAGACATTACTGAGAGCCATGCCAATCGAACAAGAGTAAGAGGGATTTGTACTCTGAGGAAGGGGTGCTGGCTCAGTTTGGGGGATCAAGGACTGGGGAGGCAGACAGCAAAGGGGTTGCTGTTCTAGGAGCAAAGGAGTAACTGATAAGCCAGGATGTTGCCCACTCAGAAGGCCAGAGCTTCTGAGCCAGAAACTGGTGTGAATCTTTTAGCTACTGGATCTGGGCAGGATCTGCTGGGGAATTCCTGAGAGGGAGATCAGTGGGGGAAATGTGGAGAGTTCAGGGCAGCAGTTATTTACCTACTGGTCCAGAAGTGTTTCAGTATTTTACTGGGGGGATGTCAGCCCTAAGTGCTGACTTTCCTGCTGCCCAGACCCTGTAGGGCCACTGTTATCTATCTTGACTCAGGAGCTGGCGCCCCTGCCCACTTCCACCCCTCCGCCCTCTCCCCTGCAGATTGCCCTCTGCCACTTCTTCTTCAACATCTCAGGCATCCTGCTGTGGTACCCAGTGCCCTGCACGCGCCTGCCCATCTGCATGGCCAAGGCACTGGGCAAACGCACCGCCAAGTACCGCTGGTTCGCCGTCCTCTACCTCCTACTGTGCTTCCTACTGCTGCCGTCGCTGGTGTTTGGCATCTCCATGGCAGGCTGGCAGGCCATGGTAGGTGTGGGCACACCCTTTGGGGCTCTGCTGGCCTTCGTGGTACTTGTCAGCATGCTGCAGAGTCGCAGCCCCGGGCGCCTGCCCAAGTGGCTGCAGACATGGGACTTCCTGCCCCGCTGGATGcactccctgcagcccctggacCACCTCATCACCCGCGCTACCTTGTGTTGTGCCAGGCCCGAGCCCCGCTCACCCCCGCTGCCCGCCAGGGTCTTCCTGGAGGAGTTGCCCCCTGCCACACCCTCCCCCCGCCTTGCGATGCCCAGTCACCACAATGCCACCCATCTCTAGGCTCCAGCCCAGACTGCCGCCTGGAGTCAGGAAACGCCTGTGCCTGGTGCCCAGGGTAGAAGGGCAGAGGGGTGTGTCTGTGTGCTCTGGGCATGCGCCTGTCCTTGCGCAGGTCCTCAGAGGTCTGGGCTTGTGAGAGACCTGCTCTGTCCCTGTCACTCATTGAGAGACAGTGTTATGTGCACACGTGGGCATGTTGGGGTGAGCCTGTGTGACAGCCTGCATATGCGTACTGAtgcacctgggggtggggtgggggggtgcgtGCCAACTGCAGGTTACTTGGGTATGATTTTGAGTCCTTTGCACATGTGCCTGGAGACCTGCACTGTGTTCTTGTGCACACACAACTCTGACTGGGCTGGGTGGGAGTAAGGGTGAGTCTGAGTTCATGACCTACAGCTGTTTGCTCGCGCATAGATGTGGGAGCCTGAGTCGCTGGCTGAATTCTcgccccctccctgccaccttcCTTCCTCCATGATACCATTCTCCTCATCCTCACCCAGGTTTTCTGTATCATTGTTACAACCCTCTTCCCCAACActgcttgattaaaaaaaaaaaaaaagaaatgaaactctcATTGTGCACTTGGAAGTCTGCTTGCTCTCCGTCTAGGGGGGAGGAGAGACCATGGTTTGGGGTTCAGCAGCACTATCTCCCCTCCCAAAGAGAGCCTGTTGTGCCCTGGAGGAGCCAGCCTACAAGCTCTCCCCAACAATCCTCCTGGCCCTGCCTAATGAGTCCAATCCACAATTCAAACTTCCTGGAGCCCCGGCTAGGGCCACCTTAAGGCAAGTGTAAGGAGGACTCTTTGCTAACCCCACCAGGCTGACCTCCTCTGGTCTCTATCTGCCTCTGCTCACCCACCTcattgcctccctccctccctctctctgggaTAAAATCAGTTCTCCAGAAAACAAGTGATAGGTGGGGGCCTGTCAGGGCcactgggggaaggagaggcagggTGGAGATGGGCAAGAGAGGTCATGCCCTGGACCCCAGTGCACAGGGCGCAGAAACTAGCCACTCTCCCTCTCACCTTTATCCTCTACTTTTGGGCAATAAACCAGCCTTCATTTAAACCCACCCAAATTTTTcaattcctcctcctccataGGTCCCCCTGAGCCGAGGCTTGCAGAGGGAGGGTCAAGGGGTGGGGGGTGCCAAAGTTCCTCCCTCTAGTCCAGGGACATATCCAGGGCCTTTGGACCCCAAGGAGGCAGGAACGCTGTAGGGCCCCAGACCTAGTTGTGACGGTCTGCAGCAtgtgcctccccacccccacctccgtCCCCTTTGAAGTATGTGCAGGGAGATGCAAGGGCCTGCAAGCCCTAGAGCTGCTCTCCAGGCTACCAGCCCCACCATCACCCACTCACAACCCTCACTAGTGCTTCCTCTTGTCACGTGGAGGGGGTGAGAAGTACCCTGGCCTCCAGCTTAGGGAGTGttgtgggagggtggggaggggacttcCTTTACCGTATGTCCCACACAGATCTGTAGAAAGTTTTGTGGGAAAGGATGCTCAGGCCTGAGTTAGAGGGTTTGAGAACTCCCTCCTAGGGTTGGCCGTCCTTAGGACCCTGGGAAGGCACCAAGGCCCTTGGACTCTGGCCTAGGGAGTTAGGCCACAGGCAGGGCACCCATGGGAGGGCCTGGTGTAGGGCTCAGGAGGCTGGGAAGCCTCTGGACTCATAATACCAACCTCACCAGATACATTTTCTGCAAGGATCTTCTAGTAAAGTACTTTCCGCATCTGcaaccctccccatccccctcacGACCGGAGGGTGAGTCTGCCACTCCCAGGTCAGACTTTATTTTGCCGCTGTCTGGCTGTCCTGCTAGGTGCCCTGCGAGCGCAGCCCGTGGATCAGCTCGTGCATCTTCTTGTTGAGAATGCCCCCATGCACGCCCCGCCGGCCCATGAGCACGAGGAGCACACGCGGCGTGTGGCCCACGCAGATGGCGCGCCCGTCCAGCCCCTTAGTGCGCCCGTCCAGCACTCCGTCTCCCTTGGCCAGCAGGTGGTCTCGGATGACGCAGCAGCGGCGGCCCGCCACGCTCAGGCCCGCCTGCAGGAAGGTGCGCCGGTCCGGCCCCGTGAGTACACCCACCTCCTGCGGTGAGATGGCCGCCAGCAGGCCACCGGGCCGCGATGCCCACACGCAGCGATTGTCCGAGTGGCCCACGATGGCCACGTCGTCGATGCGCTGGTCCCGCAGCACCGCACTGATGTAGCCTTTCCACTCGCCCATTCCGGCTCAGAGTGAGCCCCTCGCCTCTCACTTTCGAGGGTTGTCCTGCTGCGCCGCGCACCTGGAACCCCCCGGGGCACTATGACGTATTCGGGGGGCGGGGTTGTGACGTTGAGGTGGCTGCTAGGTCACAGAGCGGctatctatgctggagaatgggGTGCGGGTGGGGCGGCGTTCGTATCTAAGGCCTGATGAAGTTCTAAAGTTAGCCTGAAGGAGGGAATCGCACGAGTCAAAATAActctcaaaataaacaaacaagcgaACACTTAAATGGCCCATCAAGCACAGCACACATGAGtttaagaacaaaaagaaaggtgCCATGTCTAATCTGCCTGACCTCTCAGCCTGATAACCATGCAACTCCCAGAATGTGGTTCTCAAACATTAGGAGTATCAGAATCTCCTGGAAAGCTGAtaaacagattgctgggccccaagTCAGAGTTTTCTCATTCTGCAGTATGGGATGCAGGCACAGAACacgcatttctaacaagttccctggcggtgctgctgctggtccaggaaccacactttgagacccACTGCCCTAGTGACAgttggggcaggggtgagggtctTCCACGCCATCAGCCTTAAGGGTCCACACCACTGATTTAATGTTAAGTACTTCTAACCATGGTTCTCAACCTCCGCTGCAgatagaatcacctggggaggttTTAAAACAAACGGCTAGGCCATTTAGAAATGGCGGCTCTGCTGGGAGGCATGTTCTCCGGGCAGCCACCCGGACCCCCGCCACCCCCGCCGGGGCTCTCGGGCTAGGCTTCGCTTCTTCAGGCCATACCAGGCGTTCCTAGAACTTCTAACAGTACCTTGGTGGACGAGTTGGAGTCATTGTTCGAGGCTTGTTTTGCTTCTCTGGTGAGTCAGGATTATGTCAATGGTACAGATCAGGAAGAAATTCGAACTGGTGTTGATCAGTGTATCCAGAAATTTCTAGATATTGTGAGACAGACAGAATGTTTTTTCCTACAAAAAAGATTGCAGTTATCTGTCCAGAAACCAGAGCAAGTTATCAAAGAGGATGTCTCGGAACTGAGAAACGAATTACAGCGGAAGGATGCTCTGGTCCAGAAGCACTTAACAAAACTGAGACATTGGCAGCAGGTGCTGGAGGACATCAACATGCAGCACAAAAAGCCAGCCGACATCCCTCAGGGTTCCCTGGCCTACCTCAAGCAGGCATCTGCAAATATCCCTTCACCGATGAAGCAAACCTGAGGAAAAGCCACCTGAACATGAGCTGGTGGCTGAGTCAGCCCAGACACAGTTTTGTCAAACATCACTTCTTGTAGACATGACATTTTGGGAGAACTCTTTGCCAGAGAATATGATTTTAGTTTTGTGCTCTCATCTAAaattttccccctatttttatAAGTGTTATTTCTGGAGTACTTTATAAAATGCTTATTGCTTTGGTAAACCAAGTATATTGTCTTTAGCAAAGTTTAAGACTGTTAGCGTGATGCCATTTACagattcctttttatgtttttggtttttgctgcttgttattatttttatttttgaatgagtgTTAATCTCTCTGTTTCCAGTTTTAGATTATTTTGTATGATCTGAGGGGAAAAGCTTGTATGATCTGATCTGCATATCAAAGGATGAGGATTTCGGTTGTAGGCCTTTTATGATAATTTACCCATCAGTGgcagtatataaaaatatgtaaatgtgcTGTTTTTCAAGACTTTGAACTACCTCAAGAAGaagagtatataaaaataaaaatatataaaaatatgtaaataaataaaaatatgtaaattttatatataaaaatatgtgtataaaaatatgtaaatttgctgtttttcaagacTTTGAACTACCTCAAGAAGAAGAGTCTAATGCAACAATGTAACACTTCCAGAACCTCAGAAAGAGGATATTTTGTAAATAGGTTGGAAGAGGATTATAATATCGTAGGTTAGTGTAGTAACTGTTATTGTACTGCGGTAACCTAGTGCTATAGGAATCCAGTAGTATCCTTAAGTTAATGTTGACTTTTATTTGGGGTAAGTTTATATTTTGTGTagtgtttatttacttttggggGGGGTAGGAGCAGTGATATGCTAGTGATATTCATTTCTGCAATAATCAGTTTAAGTAACAGAGCGGACCCTGCTCTCAATAGGGGCATAAGTGAAGTATGAGGGTTAAAGTTTGCTGTGATCATCTCtgagttttgagttttgtttgtttgttctgctgTTTAGAGCAGATTTTTCCATTAATGAATTTCTTGCTAATGGGTAGTGTTGATTCCAAGGGACTGGGGCCTTGAGGTGGGAGGTTGGCTGCAGGGTGCATGGGAGACTCGGTGTTTGGGAAGATATTGTACCCTCTGTCAGTCACACAGGCCACCTCAGATTCTCTGTTGAACCGTTGTTGAGAAATACAAACCAGCACTGTGTCTGGTCTGCTGTTGAGAAATACAGACCGGCATTGTGCCTGGTCTCCTTGGATGaggctttcctttctctgttgttCACATTCCCTCATTAGATTACACCCCTTCTCCCTCACCCAGTGCTGCACTGTCTCTTGAACAGGCAGTAATTCTGTGACTCGGTGTCTTGCCTTGCTTTTTCTCCAGCCTTGaaggccctgccccacccaccttGACATCCACTCAAGTTCCCCTCTGGCCTGGACGCCACCTGGTCTCTGCAGCCTCCAAAAGCCCTCTCGTCATATCCACAGTACACAGGACTTCTTGTCTCTTCTGCCAGCCTTGCTTGGTTCTCCCTCTGGAGTTAGTGATCTGTCTCCTTGTTCCTCATGAGAAGTAGGCATTATTCCCCTCTGAATACACAGGGaccatttattatcttttatacataataacttagtacttatttttgtttgtgtatgtgtgtgtatggtacACAGCCGGAGGCCAACGAATTCCCTCATTCGGAGTATATAGTTAAACAAAGcctttaaaagttgtttttaatcaCATTATCTGATTTCAAGGTTGTTAACCTGGTCATCTCATGCCAATTAGAGGGTCTGATTGGCAGCTTTAGATTTCTTGATTAAAAACCTAACTAAATTGATTACATTTTAGGCATTCTTTCAGTAATGGAGAGGTTCTTAGCGAAAAGTTCAGGAACTATTCTATTTGGTGcttagtaaaaatattttgaattaatgtgTGTACCAGTTACTGTCATTTCTTTATTAACTTCAAAAGTTTTCTGCCAAATaaacatttcacttttttctgtttgtaacaaaacaaaacaaaacaaaacaaacggctacccacccaccccccttccctAGAAATATTGATTTAATTGACCTGAGGTGGATGTTGGGCATAGGTTCAAAAAGCTCCCCgtggtgattctgatgtacagtCAAGGTTGAGAACTCCTGTTgtataaacttaaaatattagtTTCATACTTGTGGAGTCACCTTGCACAGGTTTGGTACACAGTGTGGCTTAATAAATGTCAGCTGGACATGAATCTAAACCTTGCAGCAGATCTCAATAGATTCTGTTCTCTGAAGGGGTGTGGAGAAGTTGAGCACCGGTATACTATCTTGGCATTTCCCGACGGGACCCCTGAAGAGCTGTGCCTTTCAAGCATCTTCAAAAGCACTTTACTGAATTCTATGCCATGCCTGGCGCCGGGCTGGCAGCGCTGGTGGGAATGGAACACATTCCTTGCTATCCATGATCATGCCTCAGCCATACTTCCATTCCAGAATTGCCCAGGAGGGAAAGACGAGTCCCGGGGCGGTCAGGAAGCAGTGTGCTCCCGGATCCAGGCTAGGTAGTTGGCCACGTCGGTGTATACACCCGGCTTGTGGCGGTCGCCACAACCTGAACCCCAGCTGACGATGCCCCGCAGGATGAGCTGGAGCTCTGCGGTCTCATCCTCACACACCAGAGGGCCCCTGGAGTCACCCTGGGTCGGGGACACGCGGCTCAGCGCCCTTGGCTTGGGGTCTGCACTTGACCGGGTTAGAGGAGGGCGCCAAGCGGGTCCAAGGGCTCACCTGGCACGTCAGTGCCACCCTCGAGGAAGCCAGCGCAGAGCATGCCGGGGGGTGAAGGCGGCTCCGTGCACATCGGGGGCGGAGCAGCGCTCCGGACGGATGAGTGGCACCTGAGTGCCGCTTCTTCCTTCTACTGCAGGAAGCTGGAATATTCCCCTGACCCTGCGAATCGAGAGCGCCGTCCTCACACCCCTCCCGACTCCTCTCCGCCCAGGCCATGGACCTGGCTGCGCCAGGCTCTTTCAAACCCGCTCATCTCCTGCCTCCCTCGCAGCAAGCCCGAGAGGGAGTGAGTTGCCTTTAACACTATTTCAtagacgagaaaactgaggccagagaggagcGGTGATGTGAATGAACCAGGAGGAAGCAGGACTGCTTCGgaaccccacccccacttcccatCCAGTGTCTCAAAACCTTGGTCCCCATCCAGCCCACCTGCTGCTCCAGCGCGGGCCAGCGTCCTAGTAGCCCTTGCAGCCCTGTGCCCAGAGGGAATCAAGAGAAAGTGCGATCCTCCTGGTACGCCTCAGATTTGGGGACGCCCCCCAACAGTGAATACCAAGCTCTTGGAGAAGCAGACTGAAGAGACAAGGGCCCTGCACGTCCTCACAATCCACCAGGTCGGCCCCACCTGTCCCTGGCGGTACCAAACCTGCGGGCCTCTCTTGCCTACCCCGGTGGCCAGAggtctccctcccgcccccagccGTTCTGCTTATCTTCTAACTGGTGACCCCAGCCGGCCACTTCGCAGAGCGCAGGTTCGGATTCGGCCGGGCGGGCGGCGCTATTCGGCAGGCACACTGGCTGAACGAAAGACAACGGGTGCGCGCAGCAGCCTTCAGCGCTCTCCTGCAGGCGCACCAGAGCTAATCCAAGCGGGGAGGAGCATGAGACCGGGACGCTAGGACTTCGAGCACTGCCCACCCTTTCCCCTGATCCCCGCGGGGGCGCCCCCACGCACCCAGGTCGTGCTGGTAGGTGATACGCGAGAAGGCCTCGTGCAGGGGGTAGGCGCGCACGGCCAGCGGCGGTCCTGGCCGAGCACCACTGTCAGCTCCTTCGGCGCAGGTCTGGGGGCAGGGTCGGGAAAAGGAAGCGCGCTCAGAGCCGGCCACAGGCATCCTGCGGGAGCCCCCTCTTTCCGAGCCCCTTCTTGGGTTTCAGCTTCCTCCTGG from Balaenoptera musculus isolate JJ_BM4_2016_0621 chromosome 3, mBalMus1.pri.v3, whole genome shotgun sequence encodes the following:
- the PFN3 gene encoding profilin-3 produces the protein MGEWKGYISAVLRDQRIDDVAIVGHSDNRCVWASRPGGLLAAISPQEVGVLTGPDRRTFLQAGLSVAGRRCCVIRDHLLAKGDGVLDGRTKGLDGRAICVGHTPRVLLVLMGRRGVHGGILNKKMHELIHGLRSQGT
- the SLC34A1 gene encoding sodium-dependent phosphate transport protein 2A; its protein translation is MMSYGERLEGRAVSPLPVCGGHMMRGAAFAYVPSPQVLHRIPGTSAYAFPSLGPVALAEQGCPYGEVLEHHDPLPAKLAQQDEQKPEPGLAQKLRRAGLTLLKVPLMLVFLYLFVCSLDVLSSAFQLAGGKVAGDIFKDNAILSNPVAALVVGILVTVLVQSSSTSTSIVVSMVSSGLLEVSSAIPIIMGSNIGTSVTNTIVALMQAGDRTDFRRAFAGATVHDCFNWLSVLVLLPLEAATGYLHHITRLVVASFNIRGGRDAPDLLKIITEPFTKLIIQLDKSVITSIATGDESLRNHSLIRIWCHPNPMEVPSLRPRAEANTSRMLGNATMEKCSHIFVDTGLPDLAVGLILLAGSLVLLCTCLILLVKMLNSLLKGQVAKVIQKVINTDFPTPFTWATGYLAMVVGAGMTFVVQSSSVFTSAITPLIGLGVISLERAYPLTLGANIGTTTTAILAALASPREKLSSAFQIALCHFFFNISGILLWYPVPCTRLPICMAKALGKRTAKYRWFAVLYLLLCFLLLPSLVFGISMAGWQAMVGVGTPFGALLAFVVLVSMLQSRSPGRLPKWLQTWDFLPRWMHSLQPLDHLITRATLCCARPEPRSPPLPARVFLEELPPATPSPRLAMPSHHNATHL
- the LOC118892255 gene encoding LOW QUALITY PROTEIN: mediator of RNA polymerase II transcription subunit 28-like (The sequence of the model RefSeq protein was modified relative to this genomic sequence to represent the inferred CDS: substituted 1 base at 1 genomic stop codon), giving the protein MAALLGGMFSGQPPGPPPPPPGLSGXASLLQAIPGVPRTSNSTLVDELESLFEACFASLVSQDYVNGTDQEEIRTGVDQCIQKFLDIVRQTECFFLQKRLQLSVQKPEQVIKEDVSELRNELQRKDALVQKHLTKLRHWQQVLEDINMQHKKPADIPQGSLAYLKQASANIPSPMKQT